CAGTGGTAAAACCATGGCCTTTTAGGGGATGGGCAATGGATCTCATTGGCAAAATCTATCCAGCCAGCAGCCAGCAGcattgttttattattgttgcCACAGAttacttcaccaaatgggtagagGCCAAGCCAATCAAAACCACAACTTCTCAAGAGATCATCACCTTTATAGAAGAACAGATCATACAAAGATTCGGCATTCCAGAATCAATCACAACTGATAGGGGTTCTTCTTTCATATCTAGGGATATGCTAGATATGGCGGaaacattcaagttcaaactGCTTCAATCTACCCCTTATTATGCTCAAGCTAATGGACAGGCAGAATCAAGTAACAAGGTgattatcaatatcatcagaaAGATGCTGGAGAAGAATCCAAAGCAATGGCATGAAAAGTTGTCGGAGACTCTGTGGGCATACAGGActtcaaaaagagaagcaactgGCATGACCCCCTATGCTCTAACCTACGGCCATGATGCAATTCTGCCTATGGAGATAGCAGTCCAGTCTCTTAGAATTGCTCACCAGCACAAACTCACAggagaagactactctcaagCCATGTTACTTGAATTAGAAGAATTGGATGCAAGTAGGATTGACaccctcaacaaactcttagCAGGAAAACAGGCTGTGTCAAGGGCATACAACAAAAGAGTCAGAAACAAGAGTTTTGAAGAGGGAGAAATAGTCTGGAAGGCAATTCTGCCCCTTGGAGCACACATAGCTGGATATGGGAAATGGTCACCTACGTGGGAAGGTCCTTTTGTGATTAACCAGATCCTCGGAATGGGGGCATATAGGTTGCAGGACAGAGATGGAGTTATTCACAATGCCCCAATCAATGGCAAATGGTTAAAGAAATTCTACCCAACCATGTGGGATTCGCAGGCTGTACAGACAGACCCCGGgatagaaaaagaacaaggctgaccttttctgtttatatgaatccatttttgctttaaagttgttttgtttttactttcaatattatgttttgtttattgcaTCAAGGGTAAATAAAAGTAGTAAGATGTTGTTTAAAAGGCAAATAGAATAAAGTTTATTTAAATAGCCACCCTAGCGGCAAAGTCTTTCaagcaaacaaagaaacaaaatttgaaaagactaaaaccctaatttcctGAGGGTTTCCTGCAGGTTCGCCTTCTTGACAGAAAGTTCTTTCTGGAGCAGCACCCCTTGGTGAATCGAGGCCTCTGCAATTTCCAAAGCTGGCCTGGAAGCTGCAACCATGCTTTGCACAAGGAAGGTGGCCTTGGTCTTAGAACTCAGTCCAGCCCCAAGCTTGTTCTGCACCTCCATACACTTTGCCAGTTGTTTTTGGAGCTCTTCAATTTGCTTCTCCAACTTGTCCGCAGTAGCCCTGGCTTCCTTGTATCCAGTCACCATCTGGTCCAGTTCTGCTTTCTGCCTAGCAAAATCAGCCAGATTGGCTTCATGTGTGGCCTTGCAGAACTCAGAGGTCTTGAAGGTGGGCCTAAGATCCTCATAACGATCATGCAAATTAAGCACATCTCTGGCCAAGCTTAGGCCCATCTCAAGAATAGGCTTCGGAGCCATGTTTTGTCTGTGTAGCAGGTCCAAGTCCTTCATTAGCTGATCCAGAGCTCCCTTATCTTGATCAAACTACAGCTCAGTGGACTGCCAGATTTTCAACCTCTCCATGGCCTCCTCCACTACTCTAGATTTTGCCTTGCTTGGAGGAGAGCTGAGTTTCTCCAGCCTATCCAATTGAGCATCCAGATCCATGGCTTCAAACTCTTCTAATTCTGGATCAGCAAAAGAGGCCGTGGTAGACGATCCTGGAAGGGAGTGAATAGGCATCTGCAAAAGAAAGCATGAGTTAGGACCGggcagaaaataaaaaaacaagggaCCTAAAGAATTATAAAGCTTACAGTGACGATAGGGGGCTTCAGGGGACTGGTCATCACTGCCAAGGCGCCAGCAGCTTTAGACACTTCTACCTGGAAAGGCTATAACAGTTAAGAAGGGAGAACAAAACAGAACTGCATGAAAACATGGACAGTTGAGGAGGAAAATTACCACAACCACAGGAGCGGCGGCAGTTGTTCCCACCTCAGCCTCCGGAACTACAACGGATA
Above is a genomic segment from Prunus dulcis chromosome 7, ALMONDv2, whole genome shotgun sequence containing:
- the LOC117635229 gene encoding uncharacterized protein K02A2.6-like, yielding MLKDCINYSKGCEACQRHGPIQQAPSVPMNPVVKPWPFRGWAMDLIGKIYPASSQQHCFIIVATDYFTKWVEAKPIKTTTSQEIITFIEEQIIQRFGIPESITTDRGSSFISRDMLDMAETFKFKLLQSTPYYAQANGQAESSNKVIINIIRKMLEKNPKQWHEKLSETLWAYRTSKREATGMTPYALTYGHDAILPMEIAVQSLRIAHQHKLTGEDYSQAMLLELEELDASRIDTLNKLLAGKQAVSRAYNKRVRNKSFEEGEIVWKAILPLGAHIAGYGKWSPTWEGPFVINQILGMGAYRLQDRDGVIHNAPINGKWLKKFYPTMWDSQAVQTDPGIEKEQG